The Syntrophobotulus glycolicus DSM 8271 DNA window GCTCGTAAGAGTAGGAATTATTCTGAAGAAACTAGCGGCAATATGACAAATTTAGTTGAAGCTGTGATGAAGGTTACATTAAGGAGCTCAGGAATTGAACTATTGGAGAAGGTGGCAAGCCGTGTCGCGGGATACATTAGTGAGAACGAGACCCTCATAGATGAGGATGAAACCACCGATTACAGCCATATTCTTAACTTGAGTGCTAGACTTTGGGCTCAGTGCGCCCGGTATTACCGCAACAGCGATTGCTATGATGAGTCCATGATGGATAAATATACCGAATTATCCTTGATGACACTAGACAAGGATAATCCGGAGGCACAAAAGGGTTTTCAAGATTTGTATCATATGGCAGGTGTTTGTTGGAGTAAAAAACTCAAAAATCTTTTTGAGAACTCTCCGGATGACAATAGCGATGAAAATATCGCAAATATAAAAAGTATATTCGATACAACCATAGATTATTACGGAAAATGTGTTCAGCTGGGAAAATTGGATTATGCGTTGCCATCCATGATGTCCCTATATGCTTTGGTTCTAAAGTATGTTTTCAATATGCTTGGTTTTCTCAAGGATGACTATAAACCGGAGAAGCTGGACGACATCAAGTTCAGTTGGGTGCAACAGGATATCATCGAAGAAGCAAACCAATTGATTGATGACGCGGAGCAATATGAACTCAGCAAAGAAGCATCCGAATTGTTCAACACTTACGCTAATGATTTCCGCTACACCTATATGTTAAAGGACAACATCAGGATGCTGCAGGATCTCAACAACTATATTGACCGGCTAAGAATTAGCGCCCAAGAGCATCCGGTTTCGCTCCAGCAGGCATACGCCCAGAGGGTCTATTACATTTTAAACAAATACTATGACGAAAAAACCAAAACGTATAACTACCTGTCGCTATATGAAAACAAAATTGATTTAGATAAAGTGCGCAGTAGTATTGACAGTGCACTTGGGTATTATGGCAGGAAACAGAATTACCTTTATAAAATATGGTTTAAACTCGCTAAACTTGACGATACGCCATTTGCTAAAGCTAAACAAAAAGCACTAGATTGGGCTGCTTTGATCAACGGTCAGAAGAAATCGTCGCGATATAGCCGGGAGATCGGACCTTTTTACTATATGTATGTCATCTCTCTATTAAGCAAACAACCCGCAGCAAATGTGAAAAAAGACTGGGATTTGCTCCAAATGAACAATAGTATCAATGATACGAACAGAAACGAAGAGTGGATATTAGACTACTATACATCTGGAAAAACCGGAATGGGTTGCCTGGTAGACCGTGATTGGGCTCCACATGATGGGATTAGGGACAATGCTATGGTTAGCTGGGTAAAAGGAAGAATCGTACACATTTCGACAGATGAAATTGTGGGTGGGATTGATGTCGATAAAAGCATCGTAGATTTAAGCAAAAAGCAATATAAGAGTGAGGGACAGGTATTCTTCAAACCCCGTACCGCAGATAAGACAATCAATCAAAACGGCGACGAAGTCGAATTAAAATTTGGCTTTACATTAACGCGTCTGCGTGCTGTTGACAATACCATTCCAGACAAAAAACCACTTGCACGTGGAAGGAGCGAGAATGTTGTTCTTAAAACCACCGTGTATTTGCCAAATGACTGGGTGCAGTTTATTCCTGAATGGATTTTCAAGGCTGGGCAAAACCGGACTCCGCTGCTTTTGATTGGCAAGGTAGATGGGCAAAGGGCAGCCTTGCATATTGGTGATATACAGAAATATTCCAATTTGGAACTAAATTCATTTGGTAGCGCTCAAAACGTACTCATTCGCTTAAAAGAAACGAAATCCATCTATGCAACTGTTGAGAAAAAAGGAAAACGTGGACTCGAGTTGTCACTTTATGCGACAGGACAAAAGCTCAGCGAAGTCATAAAATGATTTTTTATTTATCATTGCAAATATTGGATGGGAAATATGATAAAGATTTGATAATAAAGATTGTACTTGACAATCATAGTGCGCATACTTCGAAAGAAACCATGAAATATTTGGCTAGCAGACCAGGAAGGTTTGAATTTGTATTCACCCCAAAACACGGATCATGGCTAAGCCTAATAGAAAGCTTCTTCGGAAAGTTAGCAAGGGTATGCCTGAAGGGCATCAGAGTAAAATCTAAAGAAGAACTCATCGATAGAATCTACCGATATCTGGATGAAGTTAATGAGGTTCCTGTCGTTTACCATTGGAAATATAAAATGGATGAAATTCAAATCTGATTTGCGCATGTCGGGATAGGAATTTCTGAGAGGGATGCGCATAACTGTACGCTTTATTGCACGTTTCTGATTTTTGGCCCCGACGGCACAATCCTTGCCAAGCACAGGAAATTAAAACCGACAGGTATGGAACGCTGTATCTGGGGAGACGGCAATGAGGGAGCGGCGGCAACCGTTGACACGGAGTTCGGAACCATCGGCGCTTTAATCTGCTGGGAAAACTATATGCCTCTGGCCCGTGCTGCGCTCTATCAAAAAGGGGTGACAATCTATTTGGCTCCCACAGCAGATAACCGGGAGGAATGGCAGTGTACCATGCGACATATCGCCGCAGAGGGAAGATGCTTTGTGATTGGCTGCAATCAGTTTGTGACGAAATCGATGTATCCGGACCAATTCCACTATCAGCAGGAACTTGATGTGGTGCCGGAAGAACTGTGCCCCGGGGGAAGCTGCATTGTCGATCCATTTGGAAAGTATCTTGTTGAGCCGGTATGGAATAAGGAAGAGATCTTATCTGCGGAGCTGGATATGAATCAGGTGCCTCTCAGCCGGATGGATTTTGACTCGACCGGGCATTATGCAAGGCCGGATGTTTTTGAACTTGTCATTCACCGGTGCTGAAAAAAGCGGCGGCTGTGATTCCGGTACCAGTACAATCTGAAACGGATCAGAAAACGAGGCATTCTTCGGAGACAGAGGAATGCCTCTTAGCGTGCTGCGGGGAAATCAGCGAGATGGTGAGACCGCTCAACAGATCCCGGCAGAAATCATTCGCAAATCAGATTGATCCGTCATGGCTTGACCGATCATGATTTTATCGCATATATCTGATAAAATAATAGTTTAGTCATATGCACATTCGGGAGTGCTCAGGCTCTCTCACCCATAAAAAAGCGGAATGGGATTCCACGAGGAAAAGGAGTCAAGAAAAGATGAACGGACAAAACCGAAAGGATGTCACCGTGGGCGCACGGGTGAAAATCGTGCTCAAAGCGGACCAGAGAACAGGAAAGCTCACTGAGGGGAGAGTGGCAAGGCTTCTGACCAAGAGCAGCGCTCATCCCCACGGCATCAAGGTGATGCTGGAGGATGGACAGGTTGGCCGGGTGAAGGAAATATTAGAGCCGTAAGGACAAATACAAGGGCAGGCGTGTGACTTTTCCGCACAGCCTGCCTTTATTGTTGCCGCAGCTTAATCATTATTCAATTTTAGCAGCACCGGTAATACCGGCCTTTGCCAGCAGCTATTCTTCCAGCTATGGATATTCATCTTCATGTCTTTTTTGAAACAGCAAGTCTCTTTATTCGTCCAATAAATAACGCAGCATCTTTTCAGGATTTTCCAGAAAGCGGCGGGTCAGCTGATAATGCTCGGTTTCCCGGTAGTCCACAGAAGAAATGGCGTCCTCTGACAGCTGGTATACCTCCGCGCCAGGATAAGCGCTTCATAAACCTCATCCAGATAACTGGCGGCATTATAAAAGCTCTCGGCCCTCAAAAAGAAGCCGTCCTTAGGATAGGCGCTCCGCGAAAGGGTCAGGTGACGATAGAAATCGGAGTGAGTGCCAAAGGTGCCGGACCACAGGCAAACGGCAAAGATAGGAGTGCTCATCCACCGGTGACCGCATCCGTACGCTGCTGATATAATTCCGTTCCATTTGTTCACCTTTCTACCGTTTGCCCCTGACCGCATGGCGCTGGGTGTAGGTCAGCTTTCCATTGACACGCTCCGACAGCATCAGGCTGACAGTATCGGCTTCCGTCCCAAAGGGGATTCCCAGGAGTTGGCTCTCGTCAAGGGCTTTGTGGAGAAGCACCTGCCTTGCCAAGGTGATATGGGGAGAGAAACGGCGGTTTTCCAGGATAAAGCCCTTGCCTTGCAGGTGGGCGCTCAACTCTTTTTGCAGGGTGATCAGCGCTTTGTTCGTTCCCAGCCCAAGCCACCAGATGTCGCCGCCCTCGCGGCGGAACCGTCCGGCGTGGTCAAAGATCAGCTTCATGGGCGGGACCGCTGTGCTGTCCAGCGCTTCCCGCGCCGCAGCCTCGCGCCGCGGCTCCACCTCGCCTAAAAAGGCGAGGGTAAGGTGCAGGTTTTCCGGATGCGAGAAACTCCCGCGTCCCGCCTCCCGCAGGCGGCCCTGCACCGCGAGGATATGTTCTTTTGTCTGGGCGTCAAAGTTAATGGCGAGAAACAGCCGCATAGTCCGCCTTCTTTCCTTATCTTCTAAATGAGGATGCCATTGCAGTGGTCGATTTCGTGCTGGATAATCTGGGCGGTGAAGCCTTTGAAGTTTTGCAGGCGGGTTTGCAGGGCGGTATCTTGGTACTGGACCCTGATGTTTTTGCAGCGCCTGGCTTTGCGGGTGCCGGCAAGGGACAGGCAGGCTTCCTCCGTCTCATACGGTTCGCTTTGTTTGACGATTTCAGGGTTGAGCATCACCAGATAGCCGCCCTCGGCAGTCACGGCAATGATGCGTTTGGCCACGCCGATCATATTGGCGGCAAGTCCCACGCAGCAGCCGGCGTTGGCGGAAAGGGTATCCAGCAAGTCCTGGACTACGGACAAATCCTCCGCGGCGGCAGGGGCGGAGGGAATGCGCAAAAATGCTTCATCTTTTATTATCGCCTGTACCATGTGCTCATTTCTCCTTATTTGTTTACGGGGTGATGTCAGACGGAGGATAAACAGGGACTTGAGCGGAAGGTTTAATCTTGAAATGATTGATTTTCTTAAAGAATAGCACATAAATTTGTCTTAGGGCACCCCATTGTCCAGAGAAATGTTTGCCTCAAGGCTCTAACCCATTGGCAGACACTGTCTGGGGGTAATGGTTTTTTTATCATAGCAAGAGTTCAAGACACCTTGTTAGTCAGTGAGTTTTCACTGACTAATTCTGCATAATAGCCATTGTTTTGCAATAATTTGCTGTGATTGCCCATTTCGATGATTGTTCCGTTTTTCAAAACAATGATGTTGTCCGCGTTTTTAATGGTAGAGAGCCTATGGGCGATGATCAGGGTGGTTCTGTTTTTGACCGTGTTTTCAATTGCCTTTTGAATCAGTTTTTCGGTATTGGTGTCAATATTGGCTGTTGCTTCATCTAGAATAAATATTCTGGGATTATGGGCGATTGCTCTGGCGAAGGAGATGAGTTGTCTCTGCCCTGCTGAGAGGGTTGCCCCCCTTTCCATAACAGGCTCTTCCATACCATTAGGAAAGGAATCAATGACCGAATCGCAGCAAGAGTATTGTATCGCTTCGGAGAGCGTTCTTTCGTCGATTGGATTGCCAAGTGTGATATTGCTTTTAATCGTTCCGGAGAATAAAAATACATCCTGCAAAACAACTGAAATATTTTTTCGCAAATCTCTTAAGTTAAGATGATTGAGATTAAAGCCATCGATAAGAATTTCACCCTTTTGAATTTTGTAAAAGCCGCTGATAAGACTGATGATCGTTGTTTTCCCGGAACCTGTTTCGCCAACAAAAGCGACACTCTGACCCGGGCTTATTTTAAAGCTGACATCTTTTAATATCCAGTTTTCGTTATCATAGGAGAACCAGACATTTTTAAATTCAATATCTCCTTTTATTTCATCCATTGGGATTCCGGAATCTAAATCTTCCAAAATGTCTTTCCGGTTCAGCAAATCAAATATTCTTTCTGTTGAGACGAGGGCAGATTGAATGCTGGTATATCTTTCAGAAAGGTCTGCAATGGGGTTGAAGAACTGTTTGACATAAGTGGTAAAGGCATAAAGAAGACCGATTTGGATATGGTGATTGGAAATTTGGCCCATGCCGTACCAGATCAGGATGGCGACAGAAAGGCTTTGAAAAACCTCTGAGGCCGGCCGCAAAAAACTATTAAGCCTGACTTGGATCATTGTGGACTGAAAATATTCTTGATTCAGTTTTTTAAATTCCTGTTCTTTTTCTTTTTCCGCATTAAATATTTGAATGATCTTCATACCGGAAATATTCTCAGCCATGAAGCTGTTTATTTTTCCGATAATATGCTTTACCGTAAAAAAGTTTCTTCGCACTTTGTTCTTGATTACAGTGACGAGAGCGGCCATGGGGGGGATTACGGCAAGGGCGACCAGAGCCAGTTCCAGGTTTAAATGTATCATGGCATATAAAATACCGGTAAGTAAAAAGATGTCGTTGAAAAGGTTCATTAATACATCGGTATACATATCGCTGATTTCTGAAATATCATTTGTAGCTCGTGTGATCAGTCTCCCGGAAGAGGTTTTGTCCAAATAATGCAGCGGGAGCAGTTGGATGGTTTGAAAGACGCGTTCCCGCAAAGCTTTGATCATTTGCTGGCCGGCTGCGTTGATCACATTCACCTGAATGTAACCGAACAGGCTTCCGGTTAAAGAAACGAGTAAATATATTATTCCGATTGACGTAAGGGAATAGAAACCGGTCTGTGCTTTTTGACCAATGAACAAATCATCAATAACAAACTTGAGGATAATCGGCTTATAGATCACGGCTGTGTTGACGATCACAACACAAACGCAGGCCAGTAAGAGCTTGCTTTTTTGAGGGGAGGAAATTTTTAGCAGTTCTCTAAGGCTATTGACACTCCCGGCAGTGTTCGGTATGCTTCTCGCTTTGTTCCGCATAAATTTCATCATACAGCCCTCCCTTCTCGATCAGTTCCTGATGCGTGCCGCGTTCATAGATCTTGCCATTGTGCAGCAAGACGATTTCATCGCAATCAGAGACCGCTGAAATTCGGTGAGAAATGATGAGCGTTGTTTTTTCTTTTCTGTAGGTTCTGAAATTGTTCAGGATATGAGTTTCTGTGACCGAATCGACAGCAGAAAGAGCATCATCGAGGATTAATATGGAAGAATTTTTGATGACAGCTCTTGCGATGGAGACACGTTGTTTCTGCCCTCCGGAAAGATTCACACCGCGTTCTCCGAGTATTGTGTCAAAACCGGAAGGGAAGTTCGCGATGTTTTCGTATATGCTGCTATACTTTGTTGCCGCCTCTATCTCATCGTCAGAATAGATATTTTTAAAGGACATAATATTGTCTTTAATACTGGCCGAAAATAAAAAGGTATCCTGAGGGACCAGGCTGATGCTGTTTCTGATTGATTCCAGAGAATATTCATTAATGTCGATGTTATCCAGATAAAGCTGCCCCGGACCGACATTGTAAAGTTTGAGAAGAAGGTTGGTAATGGTCGTTTTTCCGGAACCTGTTTTCCCGATGACTCCGATGGTTTTGCCTTTTTCGATTTTGAGGTTTAAGTTTTCAAGCGCAGGTTTTTTCATGCCGGGGTAAGAAAAAGTAAGATTTTTAAATTCAATGGTTCCTTCGATGTTTCCCTGAATGGCAGCTTCACTGTCAAAAATACTCGGCGGAATACGGAAAATTTCTTCGAGTCTCTTTAAAGAAGCTACTCCCCGTTGGAAAAAGTTTATTACGCGTCCGATTGAAACAATGGGCGTCATGATCATGGCGAGGTAAGTGTTGAAGGCAACAAAATTTCCTACGGAGATCTGCCCGCTTAACACCATATGGCCCCCGAAGACAAGGCTCAGAACAAAGCTGAGACTGAAACATCCTTCAATAATCGGAGTAAGCAGAGATGAGGTTTTTACCATTTTTATATTTGCATCCAACATTTTGCTGCTAAGAACCTGAAATTTGTCAATTTCCTGGTCCTCCTGCACATAAGCTTTTACAACGCGTATACCATAAATATTTTCCTGTATCCTGTCTGATATTTCACCGAAGAGGTCTTGGACTGTTCCGAAGCGCAGCCGGATCTTTTTACCGATGAGAATGATCAGGAAAATGACGATTGGTATGGGGGTTATGGTCAAAAGAGTTAAACGGAAGTCAACCGAAGTCAGCATGAAGTAGATCGAAGAGGCGCAGATGACGATTCCGTTTATGGATTGAGCAGCAGCCGGTCCCAGAGACATTCGAACCGCTAACACATCATTGATGGCATAAGCAAGCAAATCTCCTGTTTTACGTTTGGTATAAAATTCAGGAGATAAGGTTTGAAAGTGTTTATATAGATCTTCCCGCAGCGTGCATTCAAATTTCCGGGCATTCCCGATAATGAACATTCTCCAAATATAGGTAAAGAGAAACGTGAAAAGGGAAATCAGAAGCATCAAACCGATTTCCCAAAGAATGCGATTTCTGTCGTAAGCTTCGTCTTTTAATAAATCGATTGTATTGCCCAATATTTTGGGGAAAAGGGTCTGAATGGAAGAAGCCAAAAACATAAAAGTTAGTCCGGTTAGATAAGTGATTTTATTTTCCGATACGAAGTTCAGCAAAATGTTATTTTTCAAGTTTTTCACCTGCTGAGTCATGATCTAAGGCTTTTTACCGACTCTCTTTCTATTAAGCTGCTTAAAATTGCAATGTTTTCATATGGTTTATTGGGATTGGTTATTCTTTTCAACAATGTCTCAACGACAGCTTGGCAGGCATACTCAAGGTTGAGATCCAAAGTCGTTAATGTGGGGGTAGAAAGGCTTGAGATATCTGTATTCCCGCTGCCGATAACCGAGACATCTCCGGGAACTTTTATTTTTTGGGAAGTTAGAAACTTCATTAATTCAACCGCCTTGATATCATCTTCGCAAATAAATGCGGAAGGAAGATTCGCGGTACGGATTAATTCGATAAGGGATGAGGAATATTCTGCTTCGGATGGGATAAAATATTCATTTTTGGAGGGGAGTTTATAATCTTCTAAAGCAGTAGTAATGCCCAAAATGCTTTCTTTATTTCTAATAAATCTGCTGTTGCCGATAAATCCGATTTTGGTATGTCCTTTCTTAATTAAAAGTTCACACAGCTTGTAGCCCGCGTTCACAAAGTTAAAGCGAATACAATCACAATCAACTGAGGGATAATATCCTGTGAAGAAGACAAGATTATCTATTTTTCCTTGAATAAAAGATAAGTACTTCAAAGTGAAACGGCCAATTAAAATGGCCCCGTCAAACTGAATCCCCTTAGACAATTTATAGGGCAGGGTTAGCTGCTTCTGGTTGTCGTTGTCTACAAATTCTACACTATAATCGGAATTGGTGTTCTGCAAAAATTTTTCCACTCCTTGAACCATGGAGCTAAAGTTGCTGTTGTCTTCCTTATAAGGTTTTTGGTGAAGGACTAAAATATTAAACTGATCAGCTTTTTTGCTTTTCTCATAGCCCAGTTCTTTGGCTTTTTCAATTATCTTATTTTTTAATTCTTCTCCGACACCGGTTTGACCTGAAAGCGCTCTGCTGACTGAAACCGAAGAGACGCTTAAAGCAGCGGCGATGTCATTAATGGTGACTTTGTTGTTCTTCAAAATAATTCCTCCATATATCAGTTAATGATAGAATAAAAAAATAACGAAATAAAATAAAGAAATTAAGTAAGTATTTAAGTGTTTTAGGTAAATATGTGTTTAAATTAAACGCATATTTTTTATGAAAAATAAGTAAATTATATGAATAACAGTATTGACATACAAGGGATTTAGTTATATGATTTCAAAAACATACTTAACACGTGGATATAATGTAGTATAGAAGATTTACACTTAATATTTTAATGCAATTTAAGTAATAATACAATGTTTTTTAAGTTGACTCAAGCAATGGGAGATTTAAATATTCCTTCTGAAGTTGCTCAGAATGATGTTTTAGGTCTCTTTTAATTTTATGTTTGGGGGCGAAAGATATGGGATTGATCGAAAATCTTCGTTTAAGTAAGAAGAGTATGTTTAATCTAGGTGGGATAAGCGAACCGAAAACGGAAAAGCTCTCCGTGTCTGATTTAGGAATAAGTTTTGAAAATACAAAGACCGGAGCAATTACTGATGCGGTAGAGCAAGTAAGCATTAATATTAATCCCGGCGAATTTGTTACAATAGTCGGTTTAAGCGGCTGCGGAAAATCTTCGTTTCTCAATGCCATTGCCGGTCTTGTTAAACCAAGCAGAGGAACAATCAAATTAGGCGATAAAACCATAGACGGCCCGGGCCAGGACAGGACAGTTGTCTTCCAAAAAGCTTCTTTATTGCCCTGGAGAAATGTCATTCGAAATATTACCTACGGACTGGAATTAAGAGGGATGAAATATAAAGATGCCCTAAACCATGCTGAAGAATATATTGAGATGGTCAATTTGAAAGGATACGAAAGCTTTTTCCCCTATCAGCTTTCCGGAGGGATGCAGCAGAGAGTAAATATAGCCAGAGCGCTTGTCTGTAAACCGGAAGTGCTTCTCTTAGACGAACCGTTTGCCGCGCTTGATGCAATAACCAGAGAAACAATGCAGAATGAACTGCTTTCACTATGGGAAAAAACGCGCAAGACGGTACTCATGGTTACTCATCAAATTGATGAAGCGGTACTGCTTTCAGACAGGGTAATTGTATTTTCCGCAAAGCCCGCAAGGATATTAGAAGAAATAAAGATTGATTTGCCAAGACCGCGGATTCCTGAAATAAGGGCGCATGTGGATTTTGATCTGCTTTCTACAAAAATTTGGAGTCTGATTCATACTTCGGCAAGAAAGAAAGTGGATGTAGAATATGAAATCTAATAATCAGGCAGCAATGATCAAAAGACAAATGATTAATCTGACCCAGAGTATCGGTCTTGGCGGAGGTGTTATTCTGGTGCTTCTGATCACGTGGGAAGTTTCCAGTGCTTTGAACCTGGTTAATCCGATGTTCGCAAGCTCTCCGGCAAGAATATTTACCGCTTTAATAAAGCTTTTTAAAAACGGTGAAATTATTCCGCATATCGTTGAAAGCAGTAAGGTCTTCGCGATCGGATATCTGATGGCAGCGGTGACAGGTATTCCCGCCGGGATTGCGCTGGGCTGGTTTAAGAAAGCCGGACTTGCGTTTGGTCCGATGATTGCAGCGTTTTACACAACTCCGCGAATCGCGCTTATGCCTCTTTTCATTATCTGGTTTGGTTTGGGAGTCGGCTCCAAACTGGCTCTTGTTTTTCTGAGCGCAGTTTTTCCTCTGATTGTGAACATGCAAACAGCGGTATCCAATTTAGATAAGGATTTCACGACAGTTGCCAAAGCATACGGAGCGAATCAGCGTCAGATTTTCTTTACAATTGCGCTGCCGGAGTCAGTTCCTTTTCTGATCACAGGGCTGAGGCTGGCAACAGGCCGTGCGCTCTTGGGTGTGGTCGGGGCGGAAGTATTTGGCGGCGCTGAAGGTCTGGGGTATTTGATTCAATATGCCGGAGCGACATTTCAGGTGGATAAGGTATTTGTATGCGTGGTTATCATTGCCGCAGCCGGAATCATTATGGATCGATCACTTCTCGCCTTAAATAAACGGTTTAGTTTATGGAGAGGTAATGATCATTAAAATCATTCCGGGCGGATTTGGTTGAAAGATAAACAACGAAGAGAAAAGGAGATTGATTATGATGTCAAGTGTGACAGCATTTGCAGGGGTGGATGTAGGCTCATTGGGAACAAAAGCAGTGATTCTTGTTGATGGTGAAATAGCGGGATCTACGATCATAAGAACCGGGATAAACACGGAAGAAAACGGCAATAAGGGCCTTGACGAGGCACTCGCCAAGGCGGGGTTAAAAAGAGAAGATCTGAAATACGTGGTAGCTACAGGATATGGCAGAATTTCCGCACCATATGCCAATAAGACGGTAACCGAGATTACTTGTCATGCGAAGGGAGCTCATTACATTCATCCTCAGACGAAAACTATTATTGACATGGGTGGACAGGATTGCAAGGCAATCAGGCTGGATGAAGACGGAAATGTTGTTGATTTTGCCATGAATGACAAATGCGCGGCCGGGACCGGCAGGTTTTTGGAAATTATGGCTAATGTTTTCAAAGTTCCTTTAGAAGAACTTGGTCCGCTGTCACTCAATGCAACAACCGTGTTGCCGGTAAGCAGCACTTGTACGGTTTTTGCCGAATCGGAAACGGTTTCGCTTCTGGCCAGAGGAGAAAAACCTGAAAACATTATAGTCGGTATTCATCACGCGATTGCCAATCGGGTCGGGGGAATGTTCTCGAGAGTCGGGATTCAGAACGACGTGTTTTTCTCCGGCGGTGTGGCGAAAAATATTGGGATGAAGAAAGCGCTGGAGGAGGCGCTGAACGTGCAGATTGTAGAACCAGGCCAAGATCCGCAGCTGGCCGGCGCGATCGGGGCGGCTGTAATTGCTGAAAATTTATGGAAAAGGGGCAAATAGTATGACGTTAAAGTCAATCGAAATAATCAGAAAACGTCTGCAAGAAAGACCGGGCGAAATTGAACAGGCCAGAGAGAAAGGGCAAAAGGTGGTAGGATGGCAAGGATACAACCTGCCGGAAGAACTCATTTATGCCTTGGGTCTTCTCCCGATAAGAATTGGCGCCGGCGGAGACGACAGGCTGGTTGAAATCGGAGCCAGGTACATTTCCACCAAGAATTGTGTTTTTGTCCGTGAGACGGTGGGTCTTTTCGC harbors:
- a CDS encoding acyl-CoA dehydratase activase encodes the protein MMSSVTAFAGVDVGSLGTKAVILVDGEIAGSTIIRTGINTEENGNKGLDEALAKAGLKREDLKYVVATGYGRISAPYANKTVTEITCHAKGAHYIHPQTKTIIDMGGQDCKAIRLDEDGNVVDFAMNDKCAAGTGRFLEIMANVFKVPLEELGPLSLNATTVLPVSSTCTVFAESETVSLLARGEKPENIIVGIHHAIANRVGGMFSRVGIQNDVFFSGGVAKNIGMKKALEEALNVQIVEPGQDPQLAGAIGAAVIAENLWKRGK